In Musa acuminata AAA Group cultivar baxijiao chromosome BXJ3-9, Cavendish_Baxijiao_AAA, whole genome shotgun sequence, a single genomic region encodes these proteins:
- the LOC135649695 gene encoding acyl-CoA-binding domain-containing protein 4-like has product MDATDVSENSDITAFISLASYDQWFSLCPSGWCPPSRYKHAAEIVNEKLYVIGGSRNGRYLSDVQVFDFRTLKWSTLSLKVDNDSSELEKINLENAFPAVADHSLVKWEKGLLVVAGHTKELSDNVTVWSIDLDTNNCSLVQSNGKIPIARGGQSATLVGSKLFLFGGEDRKRHLLNDLHILDLTTMTWDEIEIKNTSPAPRFDHTAAVYGDQYLLIFGGSSHSTCFNDLHLLDLLTMEWSQPQTQGAYVTPRGGHASTIVDENWYIVGGGDNMSGATETIVLNISKFVWSMATSVGNREPLASEGLTLCSTMIDGEKLLIAFGGYNGKYNNEVFVLKIKPKEPIRPRLLQSPAAAAAAASVTAAYAIIAATDEKNNSSKNIDDSNSKSNHESAQNDTDSLKAETKILKSRIVEVRDEKSRIQARIDELNISHTELLKELQSVQSQLAAESARCLKLETNIAQIQKSLVSFSSLENELEVLRHQKSQMEQETVDAQKQRSGGVWQWLSGTTQNSEQ; this is encoded by the exons ATGGATGCCACCGATGTCAGTGAAAATTCAGATATTACTGCTTTTATATCTTTAGCAAGCTATGACCAGTGGTTTTCACTTTGTCCTTCTGGTTGGTGCCCACCATCCCGTTATAAG CATGCAGCAGAAATTGTTAACGAAAAGCTCTATGTAATTGGTGGAAGTCGTAATGGCCGATATCTATCAGATGTTCAG GTTTTTGATTTTAGGACATTAAAATGGTCCACTTTAAGCCTCAAGGTAGACAATGATAGTTCTGAATTAGAAAAAATCAATTTGGAGAATGCATTTCCAGCAGTGGCAGATCATAGTTTG GTTAAGTGGGAAAAGGGACTTCTAGTTGTTGCGGGCCATACAAAGGAATTGTCAGATAATGTGACAG TTTGGTCGATTGATCTAGATACAAACAACTGTTCCCTAGTACAGAGCAATGGTAAAATTCCG ATAGCTCGAGGAGGGCAATCTGCAACTTTGGTTGGCTCCAAACTGTTTCTGTTTGGTGGAGAAGACAGGAAGAGGCATCTCCTAAATGACCTCCATATTCTTGATTTGACTACTATGACATGGGATGAAATTGAAATCAA GAACACGTCTCCAGCACCGAGGTTTGATCATACAGCTGCAGTTTATGGAGACCAATATCTTCTGATCTTTGGTGGTTCATCTCATTCAACCTGTTTCAATGATCTGCATTTACTTGACTTGTTGACC ATGGAGTGGTCACAGCCACAGACTCAGGGTGCATATGTGACTCCTAGAGGTGGTCATGCTAGCACCATAGTAGATGAGAATTGGTATATAGTTGGTGGTGGAGATAATATGAGTG GTGCCACTGAAACCATTGTTTTGAACATATCAAAGTTTGTGTGGTCCATGGCCACAAGTGTTGGCAATCGTGAGCCCCTTGCTAGTGAG GGTCTTACTCTTTGCTCAACAATGATAGATGGTGAGAAGCTCTTAATTGCCTTTGGTGGTTATAATGGGAAGTACAACAATGAG GTGTTTGTTCTAAAAATTAAGCCTAAAGAGCCAATACGACCACGTCTTCTTCAATCACctgctgcagcagctgctgcagcttcTGTAACTGCAGCTTATGCCATAATCGCTGCAACCGATGAAAAAAACAATAGTAGTAAGAACATAGATGATTCAAACAGCAAGAGCAACCATGAGAGTGCCCAAAATGATACTGATAGTCTTAAAGCAGAAACGAAGATTTTAAAATCCAGGATAGTGGAAGTAAGAGATGAGAAGTCAAGGATACAGGCCAGAATTGATGAGTTGAATATTTCCCATACTGAATTATTAAAG GAACTTCAATCAGTTCAAAGTCAACTAGCTGCTGAAAGTGCAAGATGTCTAAAGTTAGAG ACAAATATTGCTCAGATACAGAAAAGCCTGGTCTCATTTAGCTCATTAGAAAATGAGCTTGAGGTCCTACGTCATCAGAAATCTCAAATGGAACAGGAGACAGTTGATGCTCAGAAGCAGAGATCAGGGGGTGTCTGGCAATGGTTGTCTGGCACCACACAAAACTCTGAACAATAA
- the LOC103998775 gene encoding large ribosomal subunit protein bL9c — MASTLSWGSACCPRPHRVGGGARNEGPRNPIEAGRVMPILAQKKAKKIRKIILKEDVTELGKKGDLLDVKAGYYRNFLLPTGRAQLVTPLLLKEMRIEEERIEAEKQRVKEEAQQLALIFQTVGAFKVKRKGGKGKQIFGTVTAQDLVDIIKAQLNRDVDKRIVTLPEIRETGEYIAELKLHPEVSAVVRLNVYAN; from the exons ATGGCTTCAACCTTATCATGGGGCTCGGCCTGCTGCCCGCGGCCGCATCGAGTCGGCGGAGGCGCGCGAAACGAGGGGCCGAGGAATCCCATCGAGGCCGGGAGGGTGATGCCGATACTCGCTCAGAAGAAAGCCAAGAAGATTCGCAAG ATCATCCTCAAGGAGGACGTCACGGAGCTGGGGAAGAAGGGGGATCTCCTTGACGTGAAAGCCGGGTACTACCGCAACTTCCTGCTACCCACGGGCAGGGCTCAGCTCGTCACCCCTCTCTTGCTCAA gGAAATGCGGATCGAGGAGGAGAGAATTGAGGCTGAGAAACAGCGG GTGAAAGAAGAAGCACAACAGCTTGCGCTGATTTTCCAGACGGTTGGAGCTTTCAAGGTGAAACGCAAAGGTGGAAAAGGAAAACAAATATTTGGAAC TGTTACTGCCCAAGACCTTGTGGACATCATAAAGGCACAACTAAACCG GGATGTTGACAAAAGAATCGTCACTCTTCCTGAGATCCGTGAGACGGGGGAATACATAGCTGAGCTCAAGCTTCATCCGGAAGTCTCCGCCGTAGTGAGATTGAATGTTTATGCAAATTAG